In Candidatus Saccharibacteria bacterium oral taxon 488, a single window of DNA contains:
- a CDS encoding phosphatase yields MRLLLVTRGIPGSGKSTFLAEQGLDNYTLSPDAIRLMLASPQLTLDGQTTMPSRQDAVVWRLLHEMLEQRMTRGETTVVDATHTTPNYFKTYGELCRKYRYRLVVIDFADVPLAVCQQRNRERPSYKVVPSSVLERMHRRLQQSSLPKWVTVVRTAEEVNQLLTNQPENVDRYRAIHHIGDVQGCFTPLKEYFERYPLRDDELYIFVGDLLDRGTENDAVIRFICDELLDRPNVRFVEGNHELYLWQWATDQPVAARVFSEQTQPQLEAAGIDKRNVVRLMRRMDQYILYQFRGQTVLVTHGGLSTLPERLPLVATSQLIHGVGAYDEVGAVDDAFMAQTDDATFQIHGHRNRQNYPTRYNERCYNLEGKVEFGGELRTVRLDENGMTPIAIRNQQATARLYPENAAFLSQLRQNRYIHESILPGDISSFNFKPEAFYRQAWTTQTMRARGLFLNTLTNEIVIRAYDKFFNIGERRDTELAALEQTMTFPARAWVKENGFLGLVGYDSAAGGLVMASKSTTEGDYAAAFRREFLEQFRAKLPSITDYLRRYNACLLFEVVLPRFDPHIIAYESDQLVLLDIVKRQVAYEAVDRQERERFAREIGANSKRLAAEFSSWREFAAWLDQLHGMGYRWQGERVEGFVLEDARGYQVKVKLDYYSFWRQMRTALAALQAGRQPSTRPDCPDPALAARVIEYMRQLPAEELARLDIIALRRRFEQASG; encoded by the coding sequence AAGATGCAGTGGTGTGGCGGCTACTACACGAGATGCTGGAGCAGCGGATGACGCGGGGTGAGACGACAGTGGTTGATGCAACACACACGACGCCAAATTATTTCAAGACGTACGGCGAGCTGTGCCGGAAATATCGCTACCGGCTGGTGGTAATTGATTTTGCTGATGTGCCGCTGGCGGTATGTCAGCAGCGTAATCGAGAGCGGCCGAGCTATAAGGTGGTGCCGAGTAGCGTACTTGAGCGTATGCATCGGCGGCTGCAGCAGAGTTCACTGCCGAAGTGGGTGACGGTGGTGCGGACAGCCGAGGAGGTGAATCAACTGCTTACTAATCAGCCGGAGAATGTTGATAGGTATCGGGCGATTCATCATATTGGCGATGTGCAGGGGTGTTTTACGCCGCTCAAGGAATATTTCGAGCGGTATCCGCTTCGGGATGATGAACTGTATATTTTTGTCGGCGACCTATTAGATCGCGGCACGGAGAATGATGCGGTGATACGATTTATTTGTGACGAGTTGCTTGACCGACCAAACGTGCGGTTCGTCGAGGGTAATCACGAGCTGTATCTCTGGCAGTGGGCGACTGATCAGCCGGTTGCGGCGCGGGTATTTAGCGAACAAACGCAGCCACAGCTGGAGGCAGCGGGCATCGATAAGCGTAACGTAGTGCGGCTAATGCGGCGGATGGATCAATATATTTTGTATCAGTTTCGAGGTCAAACGGTCTTGGTGACGCATGGCGGGCTCAGTACGCTGCCGGAGCGGTTACCATTGGTGGCGACCAGCCAGCTGATCCATGGCGTGGGGGCGTATGATGAGGTTGGGGCGGTGGATGATGCATTTATGGCGCAGACTGATGACGCGACGTTTCAGATTCACGGACATCGCAACAGGCAAAATTACCCCACGCGCTACAACGAACGGTGCTACAATTTGGAGGGAAAGGTTGAGTTTGGTGGCGAGCTGCGAACAGTGCGGCTGGACGAGAATGGCATGACACCGATCGCTATTCGAAACCAACAGGCAACAGCGCGGCTATATCCAGAAAACGCAGCGTTCCTGAGCCAGCTGCGGCAGAATCGCTACATTCATGAATCAATTCTGCCGGGTGATATTAGCTCGTTTAATTTCAAGCCCGAGGCATTTTATCGCCAGGCATGGACGACGCAAACGATGCGGGCGCGCGGACTGTTTCTCAATACGCTGACAAACGAAATCGTGATTCGGGCCTATGATAAGTTTTTTAACATCGGCGAGCGGCGCGATACTGAACTAGCGGCGCTGGAGCAGACGATGACTTTTCCGGCGCGGGCGTGGGTGAAGGAGAATGGATTTTTAGGATTAGTCGGGTATGATTCGGCAGCGGGTGGGCTGGTGATGGCGTCAAAGTCGACGACCGAGGGTGACTATGCGGCGGCCTTTCGGCGAGAGTTTTTGGAGCAATTTCGAGCCAAGCTACCGTCCATCACTGATTATCTGCGCCGGTATAATGCGTGCCTATTGTTTGAGGTCGTGTTGCCGCGATTTGATCCGCATATTATCGCGTATGAGTCGGATCAGCTGGTGCTGCTCGATATCGTTAAGCGGCAGGTTGCATACGAGGCGGTCGACCGGCAGGAGCGGGAGCGATTTGCGCGCGAGATCGGGGCGAACAGCAAGCGTCTGGCGGCGGAGTTTTCGTCGTGGAGGGAGTTTGCGGCGTGGCTTGATCAGCTTCACGGCATGGGGTATCGGTGGCAGGGTGAGCGGGTTGAGGGATTTGTGCTCGAAGATGCTCGTGGCTATCAGGTTAAGGTCAAGCTTGATTATTATAGCTTTTGGCGGCAGATGCGAACAGCACTGGCGGCGCTGCAGGCTGGTCGGCAGCCATCAACGAGGCCCGACTGTCCTGATCCGGCGCTGGCAGCCCGGGTGATTGAATATATGCGGCAGCTGCCCGCCGAGGAATTAGCGCGGCTGGACATCATCGCGCTGCGGCGACGGTTTGAGCAGGCGAGTGGCTAG